One Vespa velutina chromosome 19, iVesVel2.1, whole genome shotgun sequence DNA segment encodes these proteins:
- the LOC124955743 gene encoding uncharacterized protein LOC124955743: MRFLLLTVLCSVAALTAAVEKPKRDILPGDLRYGTDYHHNHHHHQENELEISKSLGGYVGSYSVPNDESKQSYGPPDYQPSKPLSIEQHTTIVKTNPQVPVPTYGTVEVDQAQTLNKQYLSPVIDAAKKVHLKTLTTLTKPVETTLLKKETVDYLTPSVKAPVTSYGEPVTTFEIKAPGNTQESTSYEVPAVKALAVDTKVEQTVLPEVHDHLEETKTVQKTQLTVPQVPDVAHHTPVIDSSLLLPVNNLPIHLNTDTDFSNLTPLTIGQSSTFADHVQSQPSFDTAYQYNLRNIGAFGSQQKLLNGQLPYVSSYTYGVPYQFPQSQYTSRIHQSLPSQLNNLVPYPLVGNNNLYTSNIGVKESGSIGTLFQETFPNFQLPQFPQLPQLPQLPQFPNLGSLFQLPTSSPAPTPENLETVEIRKTIEGKKLETTDSKPVAVDTSLTKTSTKVVTKTSNGYTQPVDENGAYIY; this comes from the exons ATGAGGTTCCTCCTGCTAACAGTG CTGTGTTCGGTGGCAGCGTTAACAGCCGCCGTTGAGAAACCAAAGAGAGATATTTTACCTGGTGATTTACGTTACGGAACTgattatcatcataatcatcatcatcatcaagaGAACGAGTTAGAAATATCTAAATCTCTCGGTGGCTATGTTGGTTCTTACAGTGTTCCGAACGATGAATCAAAACAGAGTTACGGTCCACCTGATTATCAACCCAGCAAACCATTGAGCATAGAACAGCATACGACAATTGTAAAAACTAATCCTCAAGTCCCAGTACCTACTTATGGAACTGTCGAG GTTGATCAAGCACAAACACTCAACAAACAATACTTATCTCCTGTTATCGATGCGGCTAAAAAAGTTCACTTAAAAACTCTTACGACTTTAACAAAACCAGTCGAG acGACTCtattgaagaaagaaactgTAGATTATTTGACACCTTCGGTTAAGGCTCCGGTTACTTCTTATGGAGAACCTGTAACTACCTTcgaaattaaa gCACCAGGAAACACTCAAGAGTCAACTTCATACGAGGTTCCTGCGGTGAAG gcTTTGGCTGTCGATACAAAAGTAGAACAGACAGTGCTCCCAGAAGTCCATGATCATTTAGAAGAAACAAAGACAGTTCAAAAAACTCAACTGACTGTACCGcaag tTCCAGATGTAGCGCATCACACCCCAGTGATAGACTCAAGTTTACTCCTTCCAGTAAACAATCTCCCGATTCATCTCAACACCGACACTGATTTCTCCAACTTGACACCTCTGACGATTGGCCAATCGAGCACGTTCGCCGATCATGTGCAAAGTCAGCCTAGCTTCGACACAGCTTATCAATATAATCTCCGAAACATTGGTGCTTTTGGTAGTCAACAGAAATTATTGAACGGTCAATTACCATATGTTAGTTCATATACTTATGGAGTTCCTTACCAATTCCCACAATCCCAGTACACTTCACGAATACATCAATCTTTACCTTCTCAATTAAATAACTTGGTTCCTTATCCATTGGTAggtaacaataatttatatacaagtaACATTGGAGTTAAAGAATCTGGATCAATCGGTACATTGTTCCAAGAAACTTTCCCTAATTTTCAACTCCCTCAATTTCCACAATTACCCCAATTACCCCAATTACCACAATTTCCAAATCTTGGGTCACTTTTCCAATTACCAACTTCGTCTCCGGCTCCAACTCCTGAAAATCTCGAAACTGTCGAAATTCGAAAAACgattgaaggaaagaaattagaGACAACTGATAGCAAACCAGTTGCTGTTGATACTTCGTTGACAAAGACAAGCACCAAAGTTGTTACCAAAACGTCAAATGGATATACTCAACCTGTTGACGAAAATGGTgcatacatttattaa
- the LOC124955742 gene encoding endothelin-converting enzyme homolog isoform X2, producing the protein MKVFLYTRLTVKGIWYPSNLKKLYSMVKRETNMKLCDSEDCVRIAASLKESMDTSVDPCDDFYKYTCGRWPREHPIPDSSLTNSWFNERTERVARTIRDLLRKNISDGDAPWSVQQAKILYTSCLDVESMNELGLSSLFELLELLNLPSIPAALTKKTRNYIDQMAKVKRILGRDVLIGFDVLPDPRNGTKNVILLDTPIIGSPFPSDKELERRLQTIRSRMRKLDNMLDETDEDLEVELLYMFNVIKEVISNGTLDACTIENESTFPKENDVKDLLKKIYELSSTVYLLSHLEVNESLTEENIKDEDYMFIDDLQKLTDEYVIEVNSSLTPKIIWRPFIEILFKDVVTLDLSERDKVLVGNLKYLKDLALIIASGNEEDIETYIWWVVVDIVVPHSSEKLRQIWSNYLHSLMNVETVTSQSLYCAEAVNQLMGMAASWLFVDKSFHEEKAPKVREMLEDIRAAFASLVRKTDWMDKETKKVTLEKNNKMSLEIGHPEWLFQEGELDEYYEDIDLSETKYLDNMLQIVRSISFAKLECLHDTNLYNESYWVTDPTDVNAFHTFQVNQITIPAGILQFPFYELGLEALNYGAIGTVLGHELTHGFDNSGRQYDSNGNLRQWWTNETIFEYTERTQCFIDHYNSYYEDEVDDYVNGKLTLGENIADNGGLREAVIAYERWKARHGQEPLLPGFTHFTHQQLLFLSFAHLWCEAYTASSLKWMLEDSHCPGHVRLRAVLKNSKEFSEAWKCPLGSNMNPVKKCRLW; encoded by the exons ATGAAAGTGTTTCTATATACTCGATTGACAGTCAAAGGAATTTGGTATCCATCAAATCTAAAAAAACttt ACTCTATGGTTAAACGTGAAACTAATATGAAACTATGTGATTCGGAAGATTGCGTGAGAATAG CTGCTAGTCTTAAGGAATCTATGGATACGTCCGTAGATCCTTGTGACGATTTTTATAA ATATACTTGTGGCAGATGGCCTCGAGAACATCCGATACCAGATTCTAGTCTAACAAATTCATGGTTCAATGAACGAACCGAACGAGTAGCTAGGACAATTAGAgatttgttaagaaaaaatattagcgATGGAGATGCACCTTGGTCCGTACAACAagcaaaaattttatatactagTTGTTTGGACGTTG AGTCAATGAACGAGTTAGGACTCTCGTCATTATTCGAGTTGTTAGAATTGCTCAATTTACCCTCAATTCCTGCAGCATTAACAAAGAAGACGagaaattatatcgatcaaaTGGCTAAAGTCAAAAGAATTCTAGGAAGGGACGTTTTAATTGGTTTCGACGTTCTACCAGATCCTAGAAATGGTACCAAAAATGTCATTTTACTCGATACACCAATCATAGGTAGTCCTTTCCCCAG tgaCAAAGAATTAGAACGCCGTCTGCAAACGATTAGATCAAGAATGAGAAAATTGGATAATATGTTAGACGAAACAGACGAAGACTTAGAAGTGGAGTTACTATATATGTTTAATGTTATCAAGGAAGTTATCAGCAATGGTACATTGGATGCTTGTACTATCGAAAATGAAAGTACATTTCCTAAAGAAAATGACgtgaaagatttattaaagaagATTTATGAACTTAGTAGTACTGTATATTTG CTGTCTCATTTAGAAGTTAACGAGAGTTTGacagaagaaaatatcaaagatgAAGATTATATGTTTATTGATGATCTTCAGAAATTGACGGATGAATATGTGATCGAAGTTAACTCAAGTCTAACGCCTAAAATTATTTGGAGACCTTTTATCGAGATACTTTTTAAAGATGTTGTTACCTTGGATCTTTCTGAGAGAGATAAAGTTCTTGTgggaaatttaaaatatttaaaagatttggCTTTGATCATTGCTTCGGGGAATGAAGAAGATATAG aaacatatatatggtGGGTTGTCGTGGACATAGTTGTTCCACATTCTTCCGAAAAATTACGACAAATTTGGTCTAATTATCTCCACTCATTAATGAACGTTGAAACTGTTACATCCCAATCTTTATACTGTGCTGAAGCTGTGAACCAATTAATGG GTATGGCAGCATCATGGTTATTCGTTGATAAATCTTTTCACGAAGAAAAAGCACCTAAAGTTCGCGAAATGTTAGAAGATATTAGAGCAGCATTTGCTTCGTTAGTTCGAAAAACTGATTGGATGGataaagaaactaaaaaagtgacgttagaaaagaataataagatgTCTTTGGAAATTGGCCATCCAGAATGGCTTTTCCAGGAGGGTGAACTCGATGAATATTACGAAGAT ATAGATCTGTCGGAAAcgaaatatttagataatatGTTACAAATCGTTCGATCAATTTCATTCGCAAAATTGGAATGTCTTCACGATACCAATTTATATAACGAATCATA TTGGGTGACAGATCCAACAGATGTCAACGCCTTTCACACTTTTCAAGTGAATCAAATTA CTATTCCCGCAGGGATTCTCCAGTTTCCATTCTACGAACTTGGTCTAGA AGCTTTAAATTATGGCGCTATCGGTACGGTTCTTGGGCACGAATTAACACATGGTTTCGACAATAGTGGTAGACAATACGATAGTAATGGCAATTTGAGACAATGGTGGACAAACGAAACGATTTTCGAGTATACCGAAAGAACTCAATGTTTTATAGATCactataacagttattatgaAGACGAG GTAGACGATTACGTGAACGGCAAATTGACCTTGGGGGAGAATATAGCCGATAATGGTGGTTTAAGAGAAGCTGTCATTGCTTATGAAAGATGGAAGGCCAGACATGGTCAAGAGCCTTTGCTTCCCGGATTTACACATTTCACACATCAGCAATTACTCTTTCTTAGTTTCGCTCAC CTGTGGTGCGAGGCATACACCGCGTCGTCCTTGAAATGGATGCTTGAAGATTCTCATTGTCCAGGTCACGTGAGGCTTAGAGCAGTACTTAAAAATTCCAAGGAATTTAGCGAAGCCTGGAAATGTCCTTTAGGATCTAATATGAATCCAGTTAAAAAATGTCGTCTCTGGTAG
- the LOC124955742 gene encoding endothelin-converting enzyme homolog isoform X1, giving the protein MDSRVSLEVVQCRQFDPVSGPFSMNNERKEDESVSIYSIDSQRNLVSIKSKKTFLKKRSQISTLLIIILFVLVASLFVAVLVLSILYSMVKRETNMKLCDSEDCVRIAASLKESMDTSVDPCDDFYKYTCGRWPREHPIPDSSLTNSWFNERTERVARTIRDLLRKNISDGDAPWSVQQAKILYTSCLDVESMNELGLSSLFELLELLNLPSIPAALTKKTRNYIDQMAKVKRILGRDVLIGFDVLPDPRNGTKNVILLDTPIIGSPFPSDKELERRLQTIRSRMRKLDNMLDETDEDLEVELLYMFNVIKEVISNGTLDACTIENESTFPKENDVKDLLKKIYELSSTVYLLSHLEVNESLTEENIKDEDYMFIDDLQKLTDEYVIEVNSSLTPKIIWRPFIEILFKDVVTLDLSERDKVLVGNLKYLKDLALIIASGNEEDIETYIWWVVVDIVVPHSSEKLRQIWSNYLHSLMNVETVTSQSLYCAEAVNQLMGMAASWLFVDKSFHEEKAPKVREMLEDIRAAFASLVRKTDWMDKETKKVTLEKNNKMSLEIGHPEWLFQEGELDEYYEDIDLSETKYLDNMLQIVRSISFAKLECLHDTNLYNESYWVTDPTDVNAFHTFQVNQITIPAGILQFPFYELGLEALNYGAIGTVLGHELTHGFDNSGRQYDSNGNLRQWWTNETIFEYTERTQCFIDHYNSYYEDEVDDYVNGKLTLGENIADNGGLREAVIAYERWKARHGQEPLLPGFTHFTHQQLLFLSFAHLWCEAYTASSLKWMLEDSHCPGHVRLRAVLKNSKEFSEAWKCPLGSNMNPVKKCRLW; this is encoded by the exons ATGGACAGCAGAGTGTCCCTCGAGGTTGTTCAGTGTCGTCAGTTCGATCCGGTCAGTGGGCCATTCAGCATGAACAACGAGCGca AGGAAGATGAAAGTGTTTCTATATACTCGATTGACAGTCAAAGGAATTTGGTATCCATCAAATCTAAAAAAACttt ctTGAAGAAACGTAGCCAAATATCCACTCTCTTGATCATAATCCTGTTCGTTTTGGTGGCTTCCTTATTTGTTGCGGTATTAGTACTTTCTATACTTT ACTCTATGGTTAAACGTGAAACTAATATGAAACTATGTGATTCGGAAGATTGCGTGAGAATAG CTGCTAGTCTTAAGGAATCTATGGATACGTCCGTAGATCCTTGTGACGATTTTTATAA ATATACTTGTGGCAGATGGCCTCGAGAACATCCGATACCAGATTCTAGTCTAACAAATTCATGGTTCAATGAACGAACCGAACGAGTAGCTAGGACAATTAGAgatttgttaagaaaaaatattagcgATGGAGATGCACCTTGGTCCGTACAACAagcaaaaattttatatactagTTGTTTGGACGTTG AGTCAATGAACGAGTTAGGACTCTCGTCATTATTCGAGTTGTTAGAATTGCTCAATTTACCCTCAATTCCTGCAGCATTAACAAAGAAGACGagaaattatatcgatcaaaTGGCTAAAGTCAAAAGAATTCTAGGAAGGGACGTTTTAATTGGTTTCGACGTTCTACCAGATCCTAGAAATGGTACCAAAAATGTCATTTTACTCGATACACCAATCATAGGTAGTCCTTTCCCCAG tgaCAAAGAATTAGAACGCCGTCTGCAAACGATTAGATCAAGAATGAGAAAATTGGATAATATGTTAGACGAAACAGACGAAGACTTAGAAGTGGAGTTACTATATATGTTTAATGTTATCAAGGAAGTTATCAGCAATGGTACATTGGATGCTTGTACTATCGAAAATGAAAGTACATTTCCTAAAGAAAATGACgtgaaagatttattaaagaagATTTATGAACTTAGTAGTACTGTATATTTG CTGTCTCATTTAGAAGTTAACGAGAGTTTGacagaagaaaatatcaaagatgAAGATTATATGTTTATTGATGATCTTCAGAAATTGACGGATGAATATGTGATCGAAGTTAACTCAAGTCTAACGCCTAAAATTATTTGGAGACCTTTTATCGAGATACTTTTTAAAGATGTTGTTACCTTGGATCTTTCTGAGAGAGATAAAGTTCTTGTgggaaatttaaaatatttaaaagatttggCTTTGATCATTGCTTCGGGGAATGAAGAAGATATAG aaacatatatatggtGGGTTGTCGTGGACATAGTTGTTCCACATTCTTCCGAAAAATTACGACAAATTTGGTCTAATTATCTCCACTCATTAATGAACGTTGAAACTGTTACATCCCAATCTTTATACTGTGCTGAAGCTGTGAACCAATTAATGG GTATGGCAGCATCATGGTTATTCGTTGATAAATCTTTTCACGAAGAAAAAGCACCTAAAGTTCGCGAAATGTTAGAAGATATTAGAGCAGCATTTGCTTCGTTAGTTCGAAAAACTGATTGGATGGataaagaaactaaaaaagtgacgttagaaaagaataataagatgTCTTTGGAAATTGGCCATCCAGAATGGCTTTTCCAGGAGGGTGAACTCGATGAATATTACGAAGAT ATAGATCTGTCGGAAAcgaaatatttagataatatGTTACAAATCGTTCGATCAATTTCATTCGCAAAATTGGAATGTCTTCACGATACCAATTTATATAACGAATCATA TTGGGTGACAGATCCAACAGATGTCAACGCCTTTCACACTTTTCAAGTGAATCAAATTA CTATTCCCGCAGGGATTCTCCAGTTTCCATTCTACGAACTTGGTCTAGA AGCTTTAAATTATGGCGCTATCGGTACGGTTCTTGGGCACGAATTAACACATGGTTTCGACAATAGTGGTAGACAATACGATAGTAATGGCAATTTGAGACAATGGTGGACAAACGAAACGATTTTCGAGTATACCGAAAGAACTCAATGTTTTATAGATCactataacagttattatgaAGACGAG GTAGACGATTACGTGAACGGCAAATTGACCTTGGGGGAGAATATAGCCGATAATGGTGGTTTAAGAGAAGCTGTCATTGCTTATGAAAGATGGAAGGCCAGACATGGTCAAGAGCCTTTGCTTCCCGGATTTACACATTTCACACATCAGCAATTACTCTTTCTTAGTTTCGCTCAC CTGTGGTGCGAGGCATACACCGCGTCGTCCTTGAAATGGATGCTTGAAGATTCTCATTGTCCAGGTCACGTGAGGCTTAGAGCAGTACTTAAAAATTCCAAGGAATTTAGCGAAGCCTGGAAATGTCCTTTAGGATCTAATATGAATCCAGTTAAAAAATGTCGTCTCTGGTAG
- the LOC124955700 gene encoding zinc finger protein 512B-like, which translates to MLLLFLATIAVIGAKASHFSSYEGHHGFSSHPKLISQSVQLNEVPTKIIKVTKTVAIKVPVPYPVKVPHHIPVPVPVNHPVAVPVPQIVKVPEHVPVEVEKPVPVEVHQQVPVVVSKPVPLPQPVPVPHPVTVPKPVFYPVPHPIPYQQSEGHSGGYSTGYSGGEGDHIGHESRYTTYTVQSPGHYEQEHFQPSQSDLSSEHH; encoded by the exons ATGCTCTTACTC TTTTTAGCGACCATCGCTGTGATAGGAGCGAAGGCTTCACATTTTTCATCGTACGAAGGTCATCATGGTTTCTCTAGTCATCCAAAGCTCATCTCACAATCGGTCCAACTCAATGAAGTACCCACGAAAATTATTAAGGTCACTAAAACTGTAGCTATCAAGGTTCCCGTCCCGTATCCAGTTAAG GTACCCCATCATATACCGGTTCCAGTGCCTGTGAACCATCCTGTGGCTGTTCCGGTTCCGCAGATAGTGAAAGTTCCTGAACACGTGCCAGTAGAGGTAGAAAAGCCGGTTCCAGTTGAGGTCCATCAACAAGTGCCGGTAGTGGTCTCGAAGCCGGTACCTCTGCCACAACCAGTACCTGTACCACATCCAGTAACTGTTCCAAAGCCAGTATTTTATCCTGTACCACATCCAATACCTTATCAACAATCGGAAGGACATTCTGGTGGATATTCTACTGGATATTCTGGAGGAGAGGGAGATCATATCGGTCATGAGTCTAGATATACTACTTATACCGTTCAATCACCAGGACATTATGAGCAAGAACATTTTCAACCTTCGCAATCAGATCTATCATCGGAACATcattaa
- the LOC124955742 gene encoding endothelin-converting enzyme homolog isoform X3, which translates to MEMHLGPYNKQKFYILVVWTLCIFISSISFSESMNELGLSSLFELLELLNLPSIPAALTKKTRNYIDQMAKVKRILGRDVLIGFDVLPDPRNGTKNVILLDTPIIGSPFPSDKELERRLQTIRSRMRKLDNMLDETDEDLEVELLYMFNVIKEVISNGTLDACTIENESTFPKENDVKDLLKKIYELSSTVYLLSHLEVNESLTEENIKDEDYMFIDDLQKLTDEYVIEVNSSLTPKIIWRPFIEILFKDVVTLDLSERDKVLVGNLKYLKDLALIIASGNEEDIETYIWWVVVDIVVPHSSEKLRQIWSNYLHSLMNVETVTSQSLYCAEAVNQLMGMAASWLFVDKSFHEEKAPKVREMLEDIRAAFASLVRKTDWMDKETKKVTLEKNNKMSLEIGHPEWLFQEGELDEYYEDIDLSETKYLDNMLQIVRSISFAKLECLHDTNLYNESYWVTDPTDVNAFHTFQVNQITIPAGILQFPFYELGLEALNYGAIGTVLGHELTHGFDNSGRQYDSNGNLRQWWTNETIFEYTERTQCFIDHYNSYYEDEVDDYVNGKLTLGENIADNGGLREAVIAYERWKARHGQEPLLPGFTHFTHQQLLFLSFAHLWCEAYTASSLKWMLEDSHCPGHVRLRAVLKNSKEFSEAWKCPLGSNMNPVKKCRLW; encoded by the exons ATGGAGATGCACCTTGGTCCGTACAACAagcaaaaattttatatactagTTGTTTGGACGTTG TGCATCTtcatttcttccatttctttctcagAGTCAATGAACGAGTTAGGACTCTCGTCATTATTCGAGTTGTTAGAATTGCTCAATTTACCCTCAATTCCTGCAGCATTAACAAAGAAGACGagaaattatatcgatcaaaTGGCTAAAGTCAAAAGAATTCTAGGAAGGGACGTTTTAATTGGTTTCGACGTTCTACCAGATCCTAGAAATGGTACCAAAAATGTCATTTTACTCGATACACCAATCATAGGTAGTCCTTTCCCCAG tgaCAAAGAATTAGAACGCCGTCTGCAAACGATTAGATCAAGAATGAGAAAATTGGATAATATGTTAGACGAAACAGACGAAGACTTAGAAGTGGAGTTACTATATATGTTTAATGTTATCAAGGAAGTTATCAGCAATGGTACATTGGATGCTTGTACTATCGAAAATGAAAGTACATTTCCTAAAGAAAATGACgtgaaagatttattaaagaagATTTATGAACTTAGTAGTACTGTATATTTG CTGTCTCATTTAGAAGTTAACGAGAGTTTGacagaagaaaatatcaaagatgAAGATTATATGTTTATTGATGATCTTCAGAAATTGACGGATGAATATGTGATCGAAGTTAACTCAAGTCTAACGCCTAAAATTATTTGGAGACCTTTTATCGAGATACTTTTTAAAGATGTTGTTACCTTGGATCTTTCTGAGAGAGATAAAGTTCTTGTgggaaatttaaaatatttaaaagatttggCTTTGATCATTGCTTCGGGGAATGAAGAAGATATAG aaacatatatatggtGGGTTGTCGTGGACATAGTTGTTCCACATTCTTCCGAAAAATTACGACAAATTTGGTCTAATTATCTCCACTCATTAATGAACGTTGAAACTGTTACATCCCAATCTTTATACTGTGCTGAAGCTGTGAACCAATTAATGG GTATGGCAGCATCATGGTTATTCGTTGATAAATCTTTTCACGAAGAAAAAGCACCTAAAGTTCGCGAAATGTTAGAAGATATTAGAGCAGCATTTGCTTCGTTAGTTCGAAAAACTGATTGGATGGataaagaaactaaaaaagtgacgttagaaaagaataataagatgTCTTTGGAAATTGGCCATCCAGAATGGCTTTTCCAGGAGGGTGAACTCGATGAATATTACGAAGAT ATAGATCTGTCGGAAAcgaaatatttagataatatGTTACAAATCGTTCGATCAATTTCATTCGCAAAATTGGAATGTCTTCACGATACCAATTTATATAACGAATCATA TTGGGTGACAGATCCAACAGATGTCAACGCCTTTCACACTTTTCAAGTGAATCAAATTA CTATTCCCGCAGGGATTCTCCAGTTTCCATTCTACGAACTTGGTCTAGA AGCTTTAAATTATGGCGCTATCGGTACGGTTCTTGGGCACGAATTAACACATGGTTTCGACAATAGTGGTAGACAATACGATAGTAATGGCAATTTGAGACAATGGTGGACAAACGAAACGATTTTCGAGTATACCGAAAGAACTCAATGTTTTATAGATCactataacagttattatgaAGACGAG GTAGACGATTACGTGAACGGCAAATTGACCTTGGGGGAGAATATAGCCGATAATGGTGGTTTAAGAGAAGCTGTCATTGCTTATGAAAGATGGAAGGCCAGACATGGTCAAGAGCCTTTGCTTCCCGGATTTACACATTTCACACATCAGCAATTACTCTTTCTTAGTTTCGCTCAC CTGTGGTGCGAGGCATACACCGCGTCGTCCTTGAAATGGATGCTTGAAGATTCTCATTGTCCAGGTCACGTGAGGCTTAGAGCAGTACTTAAAAATTCCAAGGAATTTAGCGAAGCCTGGAAATGTCCTTTAGGATCTAATATGAATCCAGTTAAAAAATGTCGTCTCTGGTAG